One window from the genome of Cervus elaphus chromosome 8, mCerEla1.1, whole genome shotgun sequence encodes:
- the KLHDC7A gene encoding kelch domain-containing protein 7A, which translates to MLPRGGGAEAQDWHLDMQLTGQLVLSAAALLLLTAAYRLYKSRPARALPRQGGTEARAEREAGGSGQPAVQEAGPRAPQWDVRRRRGSKAGTGLPGCSWENTEASRVPASRASSAASEAGEAGKAGRKGAGAEHAGQRPDADLAAPRCGGQEAGTAVDGRPELPHHCQPCGEPPVPPAGLPTVESGRVGGELAPWRDSGPPKHPGGGEQESPHEGQAAYPEARCDMNNSWVFTHASGVHREEAGALQAASDLGLALRQREGGSDASYTFSSVARVRVEENFIPEKVEGIRPRLKGKVYDYYVESTSQATSRSRLAPGTAAPVGAPAPESVSDPLGTRTASEGPADDGEGGPETAASHSTRGFSRKESLLQIVENPELQLQLDGFGDPLSSCPDQGALPTRPTSQDSPESSSAGSRGNPPVHSVAGTNFFRPQLGPGSAPEVHLDLGNCYEALTFAKREKLEPLKEAAYKVMSDNYLQVLRSPDIYGCLSGAERELVLQRRLRGRKRLVVADVCPQEGSGRLCCYDDARDVWRPLARLPPEAVSRGCSICSLFNYLFLVSGCQGSGRQPSNRVFCYNPLTDIWSEVCPLNQARPHCRLVALEGQLYAVGGECLNTVERYDPRLDRWTFAPPLPNDTFALAHTAAASGGELFVTGGSLRYLLLRFSAREQRWRVGPTGGGRDRTAEMVAVRGFLYRFDLNRSLGISVYRCSASARLWYECATYRTPYPDAFQCAVVDELVYCVGRRRTLRFLADCVSPRFVPEMLQAFPSPQGTLLPTVLTLPGPDVPQTRV; encoded by the coding sequence ATGCTccccagaggaggaggagcagaggcCCAGGACTGGCATCTGGACATGCAGCTGACGGGCCAGCTGGTGCTGTCCGCCGCTGCCCTGCTCCTGCTGACCGCAGCCTACAGGCTGTACAAGTCCAGACCAGCCCGGGCCCTGCCGCGGCAGGGGGGCACCGAGGCCCGGGCAGAGAGGGAGGCGGGGGGCTCCGGGCAGCCTGCCGTCCAGGAGGCTGGTCCCCGGGCGCCACAGTGGGACGTGAGACGCCGCAGGGGAAGCAAGGCGGGCACAGGATTGCCGGGCTGCAGCTGGGAGAACACGGAGGCCTCCAGAGTCCCGGCCTCCAGAGCTTCCTCCGCAGCCTCAGAAGCTGGAGAGGCTGGGAAAGCTGGGAGGAAAGGTGCTGGAGCGGAGCATGCTGGGCAGCGCCCGGACGCTGACCTGGCAGCTCCTCGGTGCGGAGGCCAGGAAGCCGGAACAGCCGTGGACGGTAGGCCCGAGCTGCCCCACCACTGCCAGCCGTGCGGCGAACCCCCAGTGCCCCCCGCTGGCCTCCCCACCGTGGAGAGCGGCCGTGTGGGCGGTGAGCTCGCTCCCTGGCGGGACAGTGGACCCCCCAAGCATccagggggtggggagcaggaatCCCCCCATGAAGGTCAGGCGGCCTACCCTGAAGCCCGGTGTGACATGAACAACAGCTGGGTCTTTACCCACGCGTCAGGGGTCCACAGGGAGGAGGCGGGGGCCCTCCAGGCTGCCTCAGACCTGGGCCTGGCTCTGCGTCAGCGGGAGGGCGGCTCCGACGCCTCCTACACCTTCTCGTCTGTGGCCCGGGTTCGAGTAGAGGAGAATTTCATACCGGAGAAGGTGGAGGGGATCAGGCCCAGGCTGAAGGGCAAGGTGTACGATTACTACGTGGAGTCCACCTCTCAGGCCACCTCCAGGAGCAGGCTGGCCCCCGGAACAGCCGCCCCAGTGGGGGCTCCAGCCCCGGAGTCAGTATCAGACCCCCTGGGAACGAGGACAGCGTCTGAAGGGCCCGCCGATGACGGAGAGGGTGGACCAGAGACCGCTGCCTCCCACTCCACACGAGGCTTCAGCCGCAAGGAGAGCCTCCTTCAGATCGTGGAGAACccggagcttcagctgcagctcGATGGCTTTGGGGACCCTCTTTCATCCTGCCCAGACCAGGGTGCCCTGCCCACCCGCCCCACGTCCCAGGATTCTCCTGAGTCCAGCTCAGCCGGAAGCCGCGGGAATCCCCCCGTGCACTCTGTGGCTGGAACCAATTTCTTCCGCCCCCAGCTCGGCCCTGGATCAGCCCCAGAGGTCCACCTGGATCTGGGCAATTGCTACGAGGCGCTGACCTTCGCCAAGAGGGAGAAATTGGAGCCCCTGAAGGAGGCGGCCTACAAGGTGATGAGCGACAACTACCTCCAGGTCCTGCGGAGCCCCGACATCTACGGGTGCCTGAGCGGGGCGGAGCGCGAGCTGGTCCTCCAGCGCCGGCTGCGGGGCCGCAAGCGCCTGGTGGTGGCCGACGTGTGCCCCCAGGAAGGCTCCGGCCGCCTCTGCTGCTACGACGACGCGCGGGACGTCTGGCGCCCGCTGGCCCGCCTGCCGCCCGAGGCTGTGTCCCGGGGCTGTTCCATCTGCAGCCTCTTCAATTACCTCTTCCTGGTGTCCGGTTGCCAGGGCTCGGGGCGCCAGCCCTCCAATCGCGTCTTCTGCTACAACCCGCTGACGGACATCTGGAGCGAAGTGTGCCCCCTGAACCAGGCCCGGCCGCACTGCCGGCTGGTGGCCCTGGAAGGACAGCTCTACGCCGTCGGGGGCGAGTGTCTGAACACGGTGGAACGCTACGACCCTCGCCTGGACCGCTGGACCTTTGCGCCGCCGCTGCCCAACGACACCTTCGCCCTGGCGCACACGGCGGCGGCGAGCGGGGGCGAGCTCTTCGTCACCGGGGGCTCGCTGCGCTACCTGCTGCTGCGTTTCTCCGCCCGGGAGCAGCGCTGGCGCGTCGGGCCCACCGGGGGCGGCAGGGACCGCACGGCCGAGATGGTGGCGGTCAGAGGCTTCCTCTATCGCTTCGACCTCAACCGCAGCCTGGGCATCAGCGTCTACCGCTGCAGCGCCAGCGCCCGCCTCTGGTACGAGTGCGCCACGTACCGGACGCCGTACCCCGACGCCTTCCAGTGCGCCGTGGTGGACGAGCTCGTCTACTGCGTGGGGCGTCGGCGCACGCTGCGCTTCCTGGCTGACTGCGTCTCGCCCAGGTTTGTGCCCGAAATGCTGCAAGCCTTCCCCTCCCCGCAGGGCACCCTCCTGCCCACCGTCCTGACCTTGCCCGGTCCTGATGTGCCCCAGACCAGGGTCTAG